The Desulfuromonas acetexigens genome has a segment encoding these proteins:
- the trmD gene encoding tRNA (guanosine(37)-N1)-methyltransferase TrmD: protein MIFDVLTLFPEMFVSPFAESVLGKAIDKGLITLHAHNLRDWAEGRHKVVDDTPYGGGDGMVMKPEPVCRALDALRQRAPGSRVLLMSPQGRPFCQAEAQKLARDPGLILVCGRYEGFDERIRSRVDAEYSLGDFVLTGGELAAMVMIDAIARLLPGVLGNSGSAESDSFSDGLLEYPHYTRPVEFEGERVPDVLLSGNHSEIARWRRQQQLRRTLERRPELLGKAFLSKADQAFLACLRDESGERTP, encoded by the coding sequence ATGATCTTTGATGTCCTGACGCTCTTCCCCGAGATGTTCGTCTCGCCTTTCGCCGAAAGTGTTCTCGGTAAGGCGATCGATAAGGGACTGATTACCCTGCACGCGCATAACCTGCGGGACTGGGCCGAGGGTCGGCATAAGGTGGTGGACGACACCCCCTATGGCGGCGGTGACGGCATGGTGATGAAGCCGGAACCGGTCTGCCGCGCCTTGGATGCATTGCGTCAGCGCGCACCGGGCTCTCGGGTATTGCTCATGTCTCCTCAGGGCCGGCCTTTTTGTCAGGCGGAAGCTCAAAAGTTGGCGCGGGACCCGGGGCTGATTTTGGTATGCGGCCGCTACGAAGGTTTCGACGAGCGCATCCGTTCCCGGGTCGATGCCGAATACTCCCTGGGGGATTTCGTTCTCACCGGGGGGGAGCTGGCGGCGATGGTCATGATCGACGCCATTGCCCGGCTTCTGCCGGGGGTGCTGGGAAACAGCGGTAGTGCCGAAAGCGACTCCTTTTCTGACGGCCTGCTCGAATATCCCCACTATACCCGACCGGTGGAGTTCGAAGGGGAGCGGGTTCCCGATGTCTTGTTGTCCGGGAACCATAGCGAGATTGCCCGCTGGCGTCGCCAGCAGCAGTTGCGCCGGACACTAGAGCGGCGCCCGGAACTGCTGGGCAAAGCCTTTCTGAGCAAGGCGGATCAGGCTTTTCTCGCGTGCCTGCGGGATGAGTCCGGAGAGCGCACGCCGTGA
- the rimM gene encoding ribosome maturation factor RimM (Essential for efficient processing of 16S rRNA) translates to MTDKSSEWFAVGAIVAVHGLRGDLKVRPLTADSDALVSASRLLLVDRKGHQLPVVPLRVVAHKGNYLLRLHGMEHIDAVEGLVGREVRMLYEDLPELADDEHYWHQLQGLRVIDRQRGELGQLDDLLATGAHDLYVVNGRFGEVLIPAVGRFVLDIDLDAGVMSVDLPQGLVAEVDDL, encoded by the coding sequence ATGACGGATAAATCCTCCGAGTGGTTTGCGGTCGGTGCGATCGTCGCGGTGCATGGGTTGCGTGGCGACCTCAAGGTGCGGCCCTTGACGGCCGACTCCGACGCCCTGGTTTCCGCGAGCCGACTTCTGCTCGTGGACCGGAAAGGGCACCAGTTGCCGGTTGTTCCTCTGCGTGTCGTTGCGCATAAGGGGAACTATCTCTTGCGGCTGCATGGCATGGAGCACATCGACGCGGTCGAAGGTCTGGTCGGTCGGGAAGTGCGCATGCTTTACGAAGACCTGCCGGAATTGGCTGATGACGAGCATTACTGGCATCAGTTGCAGGGGCTTCGGGTCATTGATCGCCAGCGAGGGGAGCTGGGGCAACTGGACGATCTGCTTGCCACCGGCGCCCATGACCTTTATGTGGTGAACGGTCGCTTTGGCGAGGTGCTGATCCCGGCGGTTGGTCGATTTGTGCTCGATATCGATCTGGACGCAGGCGTCATGAGCGTTGACCTGCCGCAAGGCCTGGTAGCCGAAGTCGATGATCTTTGA
- the rpsP gene encoding 30S ribosomal protein S16 produces MAVKIRLARGGAKKKPFYQVVVADERCPRDGRFVENLGQYDPKQNPPMVKLDEEKTLAWLKQGAQPTETVRQLLRGQGIWAKFKAPAGA; encoded by the coding sequence ATGGCGGTTAAGATCAGACTCGCCCGTGGTGGCGCCAAGAAAAAGCCTTTTTATCAAGTTGTGGTTGCCGATGAGCGTTGCCCCCGCGATGGCCGTTTTGTCGAAAACCTCGGCCAGTACGATCCCAAGCAGAATCCGCCGATGGTCAAGCTTGACGAGGAAAAGACTCTGGCATGGCTGAAGCAGGGGGCGCAACCGACCGAAACTGTGCGCCAGTTGCTGCGCGGCCAAGGGATCTGGGCGAAGTTCAAGGCTCCTGCCGGCGCCTGA
- the ffh gene encoding signal recognition particle protein — MLDNLTEKFDSIFKKLRGHGRLTEENIKEALREVRLVLLEADVNFKVVKDFVEAVRERAVGQDVLKSLTPAQQVIKVVRDELGRLMGEGEDNRLDFGGRPPVAVMLCGLQGAGKTTSCGKLALKLRRDKRNPLLVPADVYRPAAIDQLKTVGRQLDIPVYDSQPDQDPVAICEAARRFAELNGYDTLILDTAGRLHIDATLMGELVRIKESLAPKEILLVADAMTGQDAVNVAASFDEQLSLTGVILTKLDGDARGGAALSIRAVTGKPIKLVGLGEKMDALEVFHPDRMAQRILGMGDVLSLIEKAEAAISRDDAAAMEQRLRKEGFTLETFRDQMQSIKKMGSLDSMLKLIPGVGKALKQAQGSQLPDKEMNKIEAIINSMTPEERRNHKLINGSRRVRIANGSGTKVQDVNQLLKRFTEAQKVMKKMQQLGPKGLKGLMGRGGGLPF, encoded by the coding sequence ATGCTCGACAATCTTACCGAAAAGTTCGACTCGATTTTCAAGAAGCTGCGCGGACACGGGCGGCTGACCGAGGAGAATATCAAGGAGGCCCTGCGTGAAGTGCGTTTGGTTCTGCTTGAAGCCGACGTCAACTTCAAGGTGGTCAAGGATTTTGTTGAGGCGGTTCGGGAGCGGGCAGTTGGGCAGGATGTCCTCAAGAGCCTGACCCCGGCGCAGCAAGTCATCAAGGTGGTGCGCGACGAACTCGGCCGCCTGATGGGCGAAGGGGAAGACAACCGTCTCGACTTCGGGGGGCGTCCGCCGGTGGCGGTAATGCTCTGCGGTCTGCAAGGGGCCGGTAAGACCACTAGCTGCGGTAAGCTGGCGCTCAAGCTGCGCCGCGACAAGCGCAATCCCCTGCTGGTCCCGGCGGATGTCTATCGCCCGGCGGCCATCGATCAGCTCAAGACGGTGGGCCGGCAACTCGACATTCCTGTTTACGATAGCCAGCCCGACCAGGATCCCGTGGCGATCTGCGAGGCGGCACGCCGTTTTGCCGAGCTCAATGGTTACGATACCCTGATCCTCGACACCGCCGGACGCCTGCACATCGATGCGACGCTCATGGGCGAGTTGGTTCGGATCAAGGAGTCCCTCGCGCCCAAGGAAATTCTCCTGGTCGCCGACGCCATGACCGGCCAAGACGCGGTCAACGTCGCTGCCAGTTTTGATGAGCAGCTGAGTTTGACCGGTGTGATCCTGACCAAACTCGACGGCGACGCTCGTGGCGGCGCTGCCCTGTCGATCCGCGCGGTGACCGGCAAGCCGATCAAACTCGTCGGCCTCGGCGAGAAGATGGATGCTCTCGAGGTTTTCCATCCCGATCGCATGGCGCAGCGCATTCTCGGCATGGGCGATGTTCTCTCCCTTATCGAGAAGGCCGAGGCCGCCATCAGTCGGGACGACGCCGCCGCCATGGAACAGCGGCTGCGCAAGGAGGGCTTCACTCTGGAAACCTTCCGTGACCAGATGCAGTCCATCAAGAAGATGGGTTCCCTGGACTCGATGCTCAAGCTCATCCCCGGTGTCGGCAAGGCTCTCAAGCAGGCCCAGGGATCGCAGCTTCCCGATAAAGAGATGAACAAGATCGAGGCGATCATCAACTCCATGACCCCGGAGGAACGGCGCAACCATAAGTTGATCAATGGTTCCCGCCGTGTGCGCATCGCCAATGGCAGCGGCACCAAGGTGCAGGATGTGAATCAGTTGCTCAAGCGTTTCACCGAAGCGCAGAAGGTCATGAAGAAAATGCAGCAGCTCGGGCCGAAGGGTCTCAAAGGGCTGATGGGACGGGGCGGCGGTCTCCCTTTCTAA
- a CDS encoding DUF3343 domain-containing protein, whose product MVRNDDLVAIFHSIHRVMKAEKVLKQARVDILLIPVPRRLSSDCGLAIRYSVLSRQEVEAVLEREQLLPEELYLFQDGAFHRQSP is encoded by the coding sequence ATGGTTCGTAACGATGATCTGGTGGCCATCTTTCATTCTATTCATCGGGTCATGAAGGCCGAGAAGGTGCTGAAGCAGGCCCGCGTCGACATTCTGCTGATTCCCGTCCCACGCCGGCTCAGCTCCGATTGCGGTCTGGCCATTCGCTATTCCGTCCTGTCCCGCCAGGAGGTGGAGGCGGTGCTGGAGCGAGAGCAGTTGCTTCCCGAAGAACTCTACCTCTTCCAGGACGGCGCTTTTCACCGACAATCCCCGTAA